Genomic segment of Bartonella bacilliformis KC583:
ATTTTAGTGGTGGCTTTGCGACTTTTTTTGATTTAACCAGATTGTTTAGAACTGAATACATGAGAAAATTCATCATGTTCATTTTGGTCTTAGGCTTGGGTAGCTAGCATTCGTTTTATATATTCACGGAGGGATTATTGTGGCAAATCTTTACGATGTAATTGTAGTTGGTTCAGGGCCAGGTGGTTACGTGACAGCAATTCGTGCAGCACAATGTGGTTTTAAGACTGCGATCGTTGAGCGTGAACATTTGGGCGGAATTTGCTTAAATTGGGGTTGTATTCCAGCAAAAGCGCTTTTGCGGTCAGCAGAAATTAAGCATTTTGCTGAACATGCCAAAGATTATGGGCTCAAGCTTAATGGTTCAATTGAAGCAAATGTTAAAGATGTTGTCACACGTTCACGTAGAGTTTCTGCTCGTTTAAATGCTGGTGTCGGCTTTTTAATGAAAAAAAATAAAGTCGATATTATTTGGGGTGAAGCAAAGTTAACTAAGGGAGTCAAGGGTAACCAGCTTGCAGAGATTTTGGTTTCTCCATTATCCAAAAAAATTATGCAACCGCAAAATCCAGTACCTAAAGGGACATTAGGTGAAGGTGTATATCAAGCAAAGCATGTGATTATTGCAACGGGTGCGCGTCCACGTGCTATTCCTGGTATTGAACCAGATGGAAAGCTGATTTGGACTTATTTTGAGGCTATGATACCACAAGCGATACCGAAGAAACTTTTGGTTATGGGATCTGGAGCGATCGGCATTGAATTTGCTTCCTTTTATCACGATATGGGAGCTGAAGTGACTGTTGTTGAAATGATGCCTAATATTATGCCTGTTGAGGATATTGAAATTTCGATATTTGCGCGTAAACAGTTAGAAAAAAGAGGCATCCGCATTATAACTGAAGCAAAAGTAACGAAAGTTGAAAAAGCCTCTGATTCTGTTACAGCGCATATTGATGTTAAGGGTAAGACACAAACAATGATTGTTGATCGCTTAATTTCAGCTGTTGGAGTGCAAGGGAATATTGAAAATCTTGGTTTAGAAGCTTTGGGTGTTAAAACTGATCGTGGGAGCATCATAACGAATGAGTGGAGCTGGACAGGCGTGGAGGGTATTTATGCGATTGGGGATGTTGCTGGTCCTCCTATGTTGGCCCATAAGGCAGAAGAAGAAGGTGTAACATGTATTGAACATATTGCAGGTTTGAAAAGTGCTCATCCACTTGATAAAAGGAAAATTCCAGGATGTACATATTGCACGCCGCAAGTTGCTTCTGTAGGCCTTTCAGAGGCGAAGGCAAAAGAGGCAGGCTATGATATACGCGTTGGTCGTTATTCTTTCTCTGCTAATGGTAAGGCGATTGCTTTGGGTGAAGATCAGGGATTAGTTAAAACCATTTTTGATAAAAAAACGGGACAGCTTCTAGGTGCACATATGGTAGGAGCAGAGGTAACAGAGCTCATTCAAGGTTTTGTTATTGCTATGAACCTTGAAACAACCGAAGAGGAATTGATGCATACTGTTTTTCCGCATCCGACGTTATCAGAAATGATGAAAGAAAGTGTATTGGATGCTTATGGTCAGGTTTTAAATGCTTGATATCTGGATTGTATGAAAAATCTTTCTCTTTATGATTTTTCATTAACCTTCCATATTTAAAAGGCAGAGGTCCTAAATGGTTACGGTGGTTGATAAAGTTACGAGTATGCGTGTACGTCATCCTGAAAAGGCACATCGTCCAGATACAAGTATTCAGAAAAAACCAGATTGGATTCGTGTAAAGGCACCAACGTCACAGGTATATAAAGAAACGCATGGTATTGTTCGTGCCAATAAATTGGTTACTGTTTGTGAAGAAGCAGGGTGCCCGAATGTTGGCGAATGTTGGAGTCAGCGGCATGCTAGTTTCATGATTTTAGGTGAAATTTGTACGCGAGCTTGCGCTTTTTGCAATGTTGCAACAGGTATTCCGCTTGCTGTTGATGACGATGAACCAGAGCGTGTAGCAGATGCCGTTGCTCAGATGGGATTAAAACATGTTGTGATTACTTCTGTTGATCGTGATGATCTTGCTGATGGTGGTGCGCAGCATTTTGCAAAAGTTATTTATGCTATTCGTCGAAAATCTCTTGGGACAACGATTGAAGTTCTTACCCCTGATTTTCGTCATAAGGATCACGCTTTAGAAATTGTAGTTGCTGCTAAGCCTGATGTTTTTAATCATAATTTAGAAACGGTTCCATCAAAATATTTAAAAGTTCGACCTGGAGCACGCTATTTTCATTCAATTCGGTTATTGCAACGTGTTAAAGAAATTGATCCAATGATCTTCACAAAATCAGGAATCATGGTTGGTTTTGGGGAAGAACGGAATGAAATTCTTCAATTGATGGATGATTTGCGCTCTGCTGATGTAGATTTTATGACAATAGGGCAATATTTACAGCCCACGCGCAAACATCACCCTGTTATCCGTTTTCTCCCTCCTGATGAATTTGAATCTTTTGCCAAAATTGGTAAAGCAAAGGGCTTTTTGCATATGGCTTCTAGTCCTCTTACACGTTCTTCTCATCATGCAGGAGATGATTTCGAAATTTTGAAAAAAGCACGTGCTCAAAAATTTTCTTGATAAGGATAGTTATGTCGACTTTTACAACACATCGGCAAGTTGCTCATACTGCTCATGAAATGTTTGACTTGGTCGCGGATATTGAATGTTATCCTGAATTTTTACCAATGTGTGAGGCTTTAATTGTACGCTCTCGAGAAGAGTACGGAGACAAAACATTACTTCTTGCTGATATGACAGTTGGCTATAAAATGATTCAGGAAACTTTTACGACTCAAGTTCTTCTTAAACCAAAAGAAAATCTCATTGAGGTTAAATATATTGATGGTCCATTTAAATATCTTGAGAATCGTTGGGCATTTCACCAAATTCAGGATATGAATGCATGTAACATAGAGTTTTTTATTGATTATGAGTTTAAAAGCAAAGTACTTGGAATGTTGATGGGATCAATGTTTGATATTGCTTTTAATAAATTTACTGATGCTTTTGAAAAACGTTCGCATCAGATTTATGGTTTTCCAGGGAAATAAATAATTTACTTAACTCACTTTGTTACATGATAGATGATATGAAGGATTTGTGCTTGAGATAAGTTTAAAGCCTGCCCATAGTAAAATATATTATTTTGGAATTTCTCCTGGATAAATAACAGTAGCAGTTGCAAGAGCAGCAATACCTTCCTCACGACCAATAAATCCCAATTTTTCGTTGGTTGTTGCTTTAATGGAAATACGATCAGTTGAAATTTTAAGTATCTTCATAAGATTTTCTGTCATTATGTGACGATAGGGACCAATTTTGGGTTTTTCAGCAATGAGTGTGATATCTACATTGGCAATACGACCTTCTGCTTTTTTAATAATTTCAATAGCGTGGTGCAGGAAAATTTCTGATGATGCATTTTTCCATTGCGGATCAGAAGGAGGAAAATGAGTGCCGATATCTCCTGCACCTTGGGTAGCGAGAAGAGCGTCCGTTAGGGCATGAAGCGCAACATCAGCATCTGAATGTCCGTTTAATTTCTTTTCAAAAGGGATTTTGATACCACATAATGTGATATAATGGCCGTCTTCAAAAGAATGAACATCATAACCATTTCCAGTACGAATATCAGGAAATATTTGCATGCCTTTGAGGAGGTATGAGCGTGCGGTCTCAAGATCTGCTGGCCATGTAATTTTTATATTGTTTGGATCTCCAGGGATGGTGCGTATAGGGATACCAAACCATTCAGCGATTGCTGAATCATCAGTAAAGTCTTGTTTATGAGATTGCATCGCTTTTTCATGGGCAGCTAAGATAAGTTCAAATGGAAAGCACTGAGGGGTCTGTGCTCTATAGAGATTAGTGCGTGGGATTGTTTCTAAAACGTGATGTGTGTTGCTGACATATTTAAGGGTATCAGAAACAGAGAGAACTGGGAGAATACCTTCTTTGTGGTTGATGGAGGTATGGATTTGTTCAAGAAGTTCATTTCCGATAAAGGGGCGTGCACCATCATGAATATGGACATAGTTTGGCTTAACATTTTTGAGTGCACGAAGTCCTTGTAAAGTAGATATTTGGCGTGTCTCACCTCCTTCAATAATTGTGAGGTGATCTTTAAGATCGGCTATAGCATTTGCACATATTTGGTAGTCATCTGGGTGGATGACTAAAATGATATTTGTGATAGCTGGATGTTGCAAAAAACAACGTATAGTATGACAAATAACCGGCTCTCGTCCTAAAAATCGGTATTGTTTTGGACCATTTTGGAGAGATCCTGCTCTGCTTCCGCGTCCGGCGGCTAATATGATCGCTGCAATAGAAATATTTAATCTCCTTTTGAAATTTCATTTTTTATTTCATTATTTTTTGCTCTTATCAATTTTTAACTGACGTTGAAATGGTCATTGCAAATTAGAAACATACATTGTGAAAGAATAATGCGCTAAACAAGATGTAGCCAATTCATCTTTGCGTTAGATAGTTAATGTATTTAATAATGTAATAATAGTATTTAAGTTACAGAAATTTATCAAAGAATAATTTAATGACCATGTTGTCAAAACATTCTGTTCTGGAGAGATTATCTTTTGTTATTTTCACAACATTAATTACTGAAAATCTCTACAATGGTTGAAAGAATTTTATATCATCAATACGTCTTTGTGTTATCTGCAAAAAATATGTTTCTACAATTGGTTCAAGGATTTTAAATAGAGCAAATTCTCAGAGTAGCATGTTTTTAACAATATTGAAAATATAACTTAGAGCACTCTAACTAAATGCTGATTATATAAATTAAGTATTTAAAAGGGATAATTGGAGAAATAATCGCATTTTGCTTGCTTTGAAGCATTTTCGTATGCATTTTTTTTCAAAAAATATAGCTCTTTTTTTATTTTCTAATCAATTAGATATTCTCAATATCGTTTGTCAATTTTTACCACAAGGGGTTGTGCAAGGGGAGTGAGATAGGTAACGTAAGATAATTATGAGCACAACATCTGAAGTACATCTCCAAGGTATAAATCAAGATACTTATAATGATAGGTCACATCATTTGAGTAAGGTATATACATTTTTAGGTATCACAATTATCGTATTGGCTTTACTGACGGCTTCTATTTCATTTATTATTCTTATTGGGTTTACCCCTGTTGTTCCTAGTAGAGTTGTGACATTGATCCTCATAGGAGTTAACAGTGTTTGGATTTTTGGATTAGTCGTCATCGTTTTTTACGAGATGATTCCCATTATGCATGCATGGCGTTCGAGGCGTGCTGCTTCGCGTCTTCATGTGCGTCTTATTTCCTTATTTGCGCTTGTTGCGACATTACCTGCTGTTGCTGTAGCTCTTGTATCAGGGCCTGCTCTTAATTTAGGGCTTGATCGATGGTTTGATACGACAACTCGGCAAATTGTAGGATCTTCTATCGATTTGGCGAATGCTTATGCAGATGAAATGCTGCAAAATTTGAAAAATTTATCCTACGCTATGGCATTTGCACTAGATAACAAATCGCTCCTTCTGCACAATTTAGCTGAGTATCGGTTGCAGTTAACACGTCATGCTGCAGGTCGCAATATCCGTGGTGCATTTTTATTGAGCGCTGGAGGAACCATTTTTGCATCAAGTGATCTTGGTGATGAGGATAAATTGCCTATTCCACCGTCTAATCTTATCATACGAGCGACAAATACGAGGCCTTTTTCTTTTCAGCCAGGAATTCACGATTATTTTGGCATTATTTTGAAGTTTACCAATATCCCAAATACATTTTTGTATTTAGTGCGTGATGTTGATAAAACTGTTTTATCTGCTTTGCGTTTGACTGAAGTAAATACAGAGCGTTATCGTGATTTAAACGAAAATCGTCTTCCAACGCAAATTGCATTTGGTATACTTTATTTATGCCTTTTTTTAAGTTTGCTTTTATCAGCTATCTGGGCAGGTATTGCTGTTGCTGATCGTTTAGTGCGTCCTATTCGGCTTCTTATTGGTGCAGCTGATGATGTAGCTTCTGGGAATATGGAAGTCTTTGTACCAGTGCGTGCAAAGGATGGTGATATTGGGCAATTATCAAAAACTTTCAATTACATGGTCAGTGAGCTTAAAAGCCGACGTAATGAGCTCATTGCAGTTCGTGATCAAATTGATGAGCGACGGCGTTTTTCTGAAGCTGTTTTATCTGGTGTAACAGCAGGTGTCGCTGGAATCGATGATAACGGTGATATTACAATTATTAATCGATCTATTGAAACAATGTTTTCTATTGATTCTCAACAAGTTATCGGACATAGTCTTTTATCGCTGAGCGCTGAAATTTGGCAGGTCTTTGAACTTGTTCGTGCATCAAGTCGTAAAAATCATCGTGAGCAAGTAACTTTAAGCGTCGCAGGACAAGAGCGCGTTTGTAACGTGCAAATTACAATGGAAGAAGAGGATGGGCAGGGGAAATCTTGGGTCTTGACGATTGATGATATTACGGATCTCGTAGAAGCACAACGTTCGTCAGCATGGGCAGATGTTGCACGTCGTATTGCACACGAGATGAAAAATCCACTAACACCTATTCAATTATCAGCTGAACGTATTCGTAGACGCTACGATAAAATGGTTGCACAGGATCGAGAAGTTTTTGATCGGTGTATAGATACGATTGTTCGACAAGTTGGGGATATTGGGC
This window contains:
- the lpdA gene encoding dihydrolipoyl dehydrogenase, yielding MANLYDVIVVGSGPGGYVTAIRAAQCGFKTAIVEREHLGGICLNWGCIPAKALLRSAEIKHFAEHAKDYGLKLNGSIEANVKDVVTRSRRVSARLNAGVGFLMKKNKVDIIWGEAKLTKGVKGNQLAEILVSPLSKKIMQPQNPVPKGTLGEGVYQAKHVIIATGARPRAIPGIEPDGKLIWTYFEAMIPQAIPKKLLVMGSGAIGIEFASFYHDMGAEVTVVEMMPNIMPVEDIEISIFARKQLEKRGIRIITEAKVTKVEKASDSVTAHIDVKGKTQTMIVDRLISAVGVQGNIENLGLEALGVKTDRGSIITNEWSWTGVEGIYAIGDVAGPPMLAHKAEEEGVTCIEHIAGLKSAHPLDKRKIPGCTYCTPQVASVGLSEAKAKEAGYDIRVGRYSFSANGKAIALGEDQGLVKTIFDKKTGQLLGAHMVGAEVTELIQGFVIAMNLETTEEELMHTVFPHPTLSEMMKESVLDAYGQVLNA
- a CDS encoding type II toxin-antitoxin system RatA family toxin; this translates as MSTFTTHRQVAHTAHEMFDLVADIECYPEFLPMCEALIVRSREEYGDKTLLLADMTVGYKMIQETFTTQVLLKPKENLIEVKYIDGPFKYLENRWAFHQIQDMNACNIEFFIDYEFKSKVLGMLMGSMFDIAFNKFTDAFEKRSHQIYGFPGK
- a CDS encoding bifunctional 2-C-methyl-D-erythritol 4-phosphate cytidylyltransferase/2-C-methyl-D-erythritol 2,4-cyclodiphosphate synthase, translated to MSIAAIILAAGRGSRAGSLQNGPKQYRFLGREPVICHTIRCFLQHPAITNIILVIHPDDYQICANAIADLKDHLTIIEGGETRQISTLQGLRALKNVKPNYVHIHDGARPFIGNELLEQIHTSINHKEGILPVLSVSDTLKYVSNTHHVLETIPRTNLYRAQTPQCFPFELILAAHEKAMQSHKQDFTDDSAIAEWFGIPIRTIPGDPNNIKITWPADLETARSYLLKGMQIFPDIRTGNGYDVHSFEDGHYITLCGIKIPFEKKLNGHSDADVALHALTDALLATQGAGDIGTHFPPSDPQWKNASSEIFLHHAIEIIKKAEGRIANVDITLIAEKPKIGPYRHIMTENLMKILKISTDRISIKATTNEKLGFIGREEGIAALATATVIYPGEIPK
- a CDS encoding sensor histidine kinase NtrY-like, with product MSTTSEVHLQGINQDTYNDRSHHLSKVYTFLGITIIVLALLTASISFIILIGFTPVVPSRVVTLILIGVNSVWIFGLVVIVFYEMIPIMHAWRSRRAASRLHVRLISLFALVATLPAVAVALVSGPALNLGLDRWFDTTTRQIVGSSIDLANAYADEMLQNLKNLSYAMAFALDNKSLLLHNLAEYRLQLTRHAAGRNIRGAFLLSAGGTIFASSDLGDEDKLPIPPSNLIIRATNTRPFSFQPGIHDYFGIILKFTNIPNTFLYLVRDVDKTVLSALRLTEVNTERYRDLNENRLPTQIAFGILYLCLFLSLLLSAIWAGIAVADRLVRPIRLLIGAADDVASGNMEVFVPVRAKDGDIGQLSKTFNYMVSELKSRRNELIAVRDQIDERRRFSEAVLSGVTAGVAGIDDNGDITIINRSIETMFSIDSQQVIGHSLLSLSAEIWQVFELVRASSRKNHREQVTLSVAGQERVCNVQITMEEEDGQGKSWVLTIDDITDLVEAQRSSAWADVARRIAHEMKNPLTPIQLSAERIRRRYDKMVAQDREVFDRCIDTIVRQVGDIGRMVDEFSSFARMPEPQMHTSDIRGLLREACFLIEVVRYDIHFEKDLGSIPLIGEFDNRLIVQAFSNVIKNASEAIDSVIRAEGVCGHILVRSYRQEENLVVDIIDNGKGLPKEQRQKLLEPYITTRKKGTGLGLAIVRKIIEDHGGYMELYDAPSSFYGGCGAMIRMVFPADKVDLC
- the lipA gene encoding lipoyl synthase, with protein sequence MVTVVDKVTSMRVRHPEKAHRPDTSIQKKPDWIRVKAPTSQVYKETHGIVRANKLVTVCEEAGCPNVGECWSQRHASFMILGEICTRACAFCNVATGIPLAVDDDEPERVADAVAQMGLKHVVITSVDRDDLADGGAQHFAKVIYAIRRKSLGTTIEVLTPDFRHKDHALEIVVAAKPDVFNHNLETVPSKYLKVRPGARYFHSIRLLQRVKEIDPMIFTKSGIMVGFGEERNEILQLMDDLRSADVDFMTIGQYLQPTRKHHPVIRFLPPDEFESFAKIGKAKGFLHMASSPLTRSSHHAGDDFEILKKARAQKFS